caattcaaaacttgagttATTGTTCTCTTCAAgaaaacaagtaactcaagacaATAATGAATTTGGATTTCTTGCATTTTCAAAGATTACATATCAAAATATTAGAAGTTCTTATTCTTTTGTGTTTATACAAAATTTCTTCTTTGGATTGATATTAATTGAAGACatatttgatgcatattgcagatttgtgtttgatccaggaggaagaaaagtggaTCTCAAAGAATAAGGTCACTTCAAGATGGCCATGTTTCCAAGACTCTGCGGAGCTTCTTTATAAGGCGAttgccagatttgaggacaaatcttttcttaagagggagggtatgatggaatcctCCCTGATGtagtcctctttttcttaattttacattttattgtatctgcAGTGTAGCAtgcaaggagcatgggttactataaatacccaactCCTAATTGTATTTcccacttttgagattaatgagaataaaattttctaaattcagaAACTATTCTCTCTTTAAAAGTCACAAcactagagagtccaaagactccctctagccaccttccaaggcacactacctttgttttccatttttcatttctcgTGCTCCTCTTTCATCAGTGTTACCATTGCTTCCATATTTTCTCTCCAAGCACGCGTCAGTCACTGGTCAGAAGCCACGTCTTCCACTTCGCGTGCTAGCGTCCCGTGCCTCACCAAATCATATTTCATTCTCACACTTCAGACGCACCAAACATTTCATTTCTCAATTTCATTCCCAGCCATCCCTCGAGAGCTTCGTTTCTCTCTCGGTTCTTCTTTGTCTCCAACCGTCTGCCATACACAGATCCACCATCGGTGACCATTCTCACCAGTAAAATCCATTTCTCCTCACAGATCTACACTCTCCATTTCTAGGTTTTCCACCATCTTTCACCGATTGTTTCAAATTTCTACCGATTGAAATACTTTCCACCGATCATACTACCTTTTCCACCTATTAAACTCAGATTCTCATCATTTAATCGGTTTATTTTGAGTCTCCTCtccattttagggtttctcGTTGTCCGATTAGGGTTTTCAACCTATTCTCTTCGATTTCGCTTTCGATCTGGAGTGTTCTTCTCAATTTTGCTGCGTATCTCTCGACGGAGAAGCTTGGAGGAGCTTTACTGGCTTTCGCGTCGCGCCAATCGCTCAGCTCCTCACGGCGTCTTCCATCATCAAGCAAGGCAGATACATTAACAACATTGATATCTCATGGAAACAATGCAATGACACTAATGACTAACCCAAACAGATTAAGTTTCAATTACAACAACCTCTAAACAACAAAGCGAATTTGGAAACATTAGAATAAGACCAatgcagaaaacaaaaaaaaaaccctagaaCTAAAACGAAAACAGAAAATGCAAATGGGTTGAAACAGTGCTGGAAAACACAAATTAACCACAACAAACGGAACAAAAACCACAATTCAAATGGGAAATCTTAATTGGGAATGAAACTGGAAcatcaatacaaaaataaaatagaaacgAGAGTGGAGAACAAACTAAAgtgcataaaagaatttaattaatctCAAAACGAGTTCATAACAAGATGAAAAATaagcaaaagagagaaaaatgaaaacctAAAATGGAGCTCTCTAAGAAGCCAAAACGTAAATGTGCAAAATGAAGTGTAATGTTGGGGTATCCCCTTTTGGCACTAAAACCTAGGTTAGTAAGTTAGCCCACAAGTTGGTCCTCTTCAAAAAAATGACTAAAAGTAGGCCTAATGTGCAAAGGTCTGCCCAAAAATACAAATTGGtccaaaaaaatattacaaaaaaaataaaactaaatgcTGATGTGGACAAAAGCAATTTGAAGTCCTAAAATATACTTCCAAAAATTCCCTTGCAATTAATAATGGAAATAATTAActtcattaattcaaattaattaaaataagaattattggtcaaattaagcataattaacaAAACTGAGAAAATAatggacatttaagcacaattccctaattaaatttaatacaataaactaagcgaagtcgagaaaatattgattcatcaactACTCTTACAAATAGTTTTGATATAGCATATAATGTTTTACAACGATGCATCtattaatgatataaaaaatgatacaaTTTTTTGAGCATACAAGAAATATTGCATTCACATACAAATATTTACATACGGATTGTAATCCGTATGTAATGCGAATATTACATACAAATCTTTAAAAAGaagttatatatgaatataacaTACAGATATTTACCTacaaaaaatccgtatataaaattcatatgtaaTTTTGATGCATGGAAACATTTTTGAAACATAAGATTTGTATATAATTGTTACAATCCGTATGTAACTAGAAACAAGTTTTATTTACCAATGTTACATACGAATTTggaaaatcattattttaaaagaattaaaataatgagttgGCATTAACTTTTTTGTACTTTACTATATTCTACTTCAAATAactaaaacttttataataatatagcGATTTAAAATTAAGctcaataaactaaattaacaaTTATATCAAATGACACGATCAACTggtattataataaaattagcataatgataattttgattttatatggATATAATCCACTCATAAAATTCAAACTACTTTTTGAAAGGGCAAAATACGAATACTCTAAATAATGAATGTACATACCAGTTTCTATCTTCCTGTCTATAAATAACTCTTGAGATTTATATGTTTCTTCGTATCAGTTTCTCAGCATTAACCACTTTGCTTCTGCTATGGAGTTTCAGTGCCTTGCattgtttttttctctcattgtGAGATTTAACTTTAGTTTTACATTTCTTCTCAtttctattatgtttttatatatttaacttgAGCTATGGATATTTGTATGAAAAGGTGATACTGATGGCTGCTCAGGCTGCCTTACCTCCAGAAGTTTACTGGGAAAGGATGCTTCCAAACACACCAATCCCCAAAGTAATCAGAGAATTTCCCAAGCTAGGTTagtatacattttaaaattgcaTTATCTTCCATTAAAAAGTTtactattaaaatatcctttatatttataaaatacacaACTATTTCACCATTCTCTTCTATAGAGGTCTTGTCCTTATacattcttttttctattttagttgcaaatatatttttgttttcagtagaaataaatttgtaaatttattttaacttttcaacccgtaacaattttcaattcagataaatataaatgtgtACTAGTTAAATTACATAAACTATATGtataacattataattaataaagtattatattcttctaatatatgaaaataaaatttatacattttactGATGGTCACTATGGATTTCCAAATAATCTCTCAAATACTCATGTAAACTTTTACTCTCAACAATTACGGAATTTCGAACTAAttagttcattttaaaatttcaaacagcCAAGCTAAACTTTTCAAATAAAGACAATTATGGAAGATACGAATTTGATTTTTTCATGATAAAATATGAACAGAGATGTAAGTGAAACGTANNNNNNNNNNNNNNNNNNNNNNNNNNNNNNNNNNNNNNNNNNNNNNNNNNNNNNNNNNNNNNNNNNNNNNNNNNNNNNNNNNNNNNNNNNNNNNNNNNNNNNNNNNNNNNNNNNNNNNNNNNNNNNNNNNNNNNNNNNNNNNNNNNNNNNNNNNNTTTGTATTCTAATGGTGTTAAGAAGAAGGAATTGCAAGATGGTGTTGAAGAGAGTAATCAATTCCCTTTGTATTTGTATTCTAATGGTGTTAAGAGAAATGAACTGCAAAATGAGACACCTTATGAACCTCAAGCGAAGGAAAATGCTGTTCTTCGAAGGATAGGCCCAGTTGCTAATCATCATCTTCATGATCACTCAAAACCAAGTTTATATTTCTCAGAAGAAAGATTGAGGCGGGGCGCAAAATTGGATGTGCAGTTCgctaaaagaaaatttgtaacCCCGTTGTTGCCCCGCGAAATTACACAACGCTTACCATTCTCATCAGAAAAGGTAAATGAAATATTAGAGATTATGGCTGTGAAGCCAGAGTCTAAGAATGCTGAGAATATGAAGAAAACTCTGAATATTTGTGAAGAGCCTGGAAATAATGGTGAAGAAAAACAGTGTGTAACTTCAGTAGAATCCATGGTAGACTTTGTCACTTCTAAACTTGGCAATAATGTCCATGTTACTTCTACAGAAATTGAAAGCAAGTCCCAAAAGTTCATTGTTAAAGATGGAGTGAAGGTTTTAGCAGAAGAAGAGATAATTGCATGTCACACAATGAGTTACCCATATGTTGTGTTTTACTGCCATAAGATATTAAACACTACTGCACATTTTATGCCATTGGAGGGAGAAGATGGAACTAGAGTTAAAGCTGTAGCAGTGTGCCACAAAGACACATCAGAATGGGATCCACACCATATTGCATTCCAAGTTCTCAAAGTCAAGCCTGGGACCAGTCCTGTGTGTCATGTCTTCCCTGACGGTGATCTTCTTTGGTATGCTAAATAGGGTTAACTAAACCTATCATGCCATCAATACtatctttatattaaataaggCATTTCTGGATTGTGTGATCATGTACTCTTTCAGCCTACAATATCTTTCTCTTTGTTCGGAATTATGTAAGAtatcatgaataaaaaaatgatgatgatgtgatgTATATGGCTTGTGTTAGTTTTATGGTgctatttgaattttgaaacttCATTTCACAGAATTAGATAGTAATCCAGATATGTGAACTTCAAACAAAAGACACTAAAAGCATACACTATGCtaaaacttaattcaatctgtcataaattgatttatttggaTACACGATACCACTTTAATTCCAGTGATTGAATTTTCAGCAACtcttaacatataataataattttatattccctttatttacacttaatttagtaagaaattaaattactaacaagcaatataataggattcaactattataatataataagattcaactattataatataataggattcaactATTATAGTATAGGAAAGCAATTAAGAGTTATAAGATGATAGTATCAAATATACAATcattcaaaataagaaaatttaaaattttacaagctTAAGAGTATCTCAAAATACAAGATATAACCAAGAAGAAACCTAAGAACTAGGGGCAGCTGCATCTGTCTCCTCCAACGTCTGCTCCAGAGAAGCCTCATccccctctgctcacatccaagtggatgatcattgcaaagagAAAAGACAcaacacatacaacacacacaaaagTAAGGGTAAGTTAGGTTAAAAGAATGCAAGTCATCATATACATAAACATAGAAATTATATCCATACAAGTAACCAAATTAAGTATTCTATCAAGTTATGACACACTAGACTCGtccagacttagaatgaatatcgatctgggacgggttgtgcacttgaggtgacctctactgctttgcaaagccattgccaatgggtttcaccctaccacacacaaggttagtccgttaaaaaaaaacacctgTTTGACGAGAGAATCTTAAAAAAACACACACTCCCCACTCAAATGCTAACCACCAAAAAAACATCACCACCTCTACCTGCCTTCAACCACCACCTCCAACGAACAACCTttagaaaaattgtaaaatcttTCTTATTATCTTTGAAGGACCACTGAATAAAGGAACGAGAAGAAAAAATGTAATAAGAGGTCAACTATCAGACTCGTTAAAATTCTAGTACTAGTGGAAGCCTGGTGTCAACGAGAGGGATTGTGAGATTCAGAAAGTGGAAGCCAGGTGGCTGTAGTAGAGTGGACTGTTCGGTTTTTTACGGTAGTATATaagctaaaattttaaaatttggtgtCACTTTCTGCATACACCCTTCTTCTCCAAGTTTCTGAAATTGCATTCCTTCACCTTCTCTCTAGAatccttcttcctt
This DNA window, taken from Vigna radiata var. radiata cultivar VC1973A chromosome 5, Vradiata_ver6, whole genome shotgun sequence, encodes the following:
- the LOC106761559 gene encoding BURP domain protein RD22-like, which codes for MEFQCLALFFSLIVILMAAQAALPPEVYWERMLPNTPIPKVIREFPKLGPVANHHLHDHSKPSLYFSEERLRRGAKLDVQFAKRKFVTPLLPREITQRLPFSSEKVNEILEIMAVKPESKNAENMKKTLNICEEPGNNGEEKQCVTSVESMVDFVTSKLGNNVHVTSTEIESKSQKFIVKDGVKVLAEEEIIACHTMSYPYVVFYCHKILNTTAHFMPLEGEDGTRVKAVAVCHKDTSEWDPHHIAFQVLKVKPGTSPVCHVFPDGDLLWYAK